The genomic interval AACACAGGTAATGTTATCTTAAATAATGTTGTTGTAAGCGAAGAATCATTTGAAGGTCTCGTTTACGATTCATTCATTGACTATACTGGATTGTGGATTAGAAACGATAATCTGACCTGGACATTGAAAACTCCTTTATACACAGGTGAAATCGTTGCATTCTATCTAATATTCAATACAACAACTACTGGAGAGTTTATTAATTTTGCATCTGTCAGTAGTAATGAAACTGGAAATAAGACGGCTAATGATACTGTTGAAGTAATCAAGCCTGATTTCGCAGTTGAAAAAATAGCAATCAACAAAAGCGTTTTAGTTGGAGATCAAGTGATGTTTGAAATTGTAGTTCACAACTTCGGCCAGGTAACCTTAAACGATGTTGTTGTCCGTGAAGAATCATTCGAAGGATTGCTTTATGATTCATTCATTGACTACACCGGTTTGTGGACCAAAAACGCTGACTTGACCTGGAGTTTAAATACTCCGTTACATGTTGGTGAATATGCAGGATTCTTTGTAGTATTCAATACGACTTCAGCTGGTGAATTCATGAATGTTATAGTTGTTGATTCTAAGGAAATACCTAACAAAACAGCAAATGATACTGTAGAAGTATTAACTCCGGGATTAAGCATTCAAAAGATAACAATAAACAGGACAGTCTATGTAGGTGAACAGGTGCTCTTTGAAATCATTGTTCAAAACACAGGTAAAGTGGTGTTGAATAATGTCGTTGTCAGCGAAGATTCATTTGACGGCCTTACATACTATTCATTCATCGACTACAATAAATTGTGGACAAAAAACAACGACTTGTCATGGACCCTTAACACTCCATTGTATGCAGGTGAATACTTAAGCTTCTATGTTGTATTTGACACAACCAAAGCAGGAAACTTCACAAACATTGTAAGCGTTTCAAGCGACAAGACCGGTAAGGTTTCAGCAAAAAACGTTACTGAAGTCATTGAAAAAGAGGTTCCTAAAAATGAAACGCTTCCTGAACCTCCTGTAACTCCTGAAGTTGTCCCTGAGAAAAATGAAACAGCTCCATCTGAACTTCCTGAACAGCCTAAAAAAGAAGTTAATGTATTGCCTGCTACAGGTAATCCATTGATCATGGTATTACTTACATTAATCGCTTTGGGAGGTGCAGCATTAAGGAGAAGAAAATAGAGAATTTAAGGGAAATTCAATTTTCCCGCCCTTTTTATTTTTTATCAGCCATAAATTTTAGTTCCAATAGAAAAAGATTTCAGCAAAATTATTGGATATTTTCTATTTAATGTTTGTTCTTTTTAGATATTTCCTAATATAACTTTGTTATAAATAGGC from Methanobrevibacter millerae carries:
- a CDS encoding DUF11 domain-containing protein, with product YDSFVDNGLWTLSVVNGKNVWTLNKNLTVNEVVSLFVVFNSTVRGNFTNVVVGGSNETENKTTNNTTTVLEPGLDVSKITLTPVVKIGDQVVFEIVVRNTGETVLTNVFVEESSYDGLIYDSFVDNGLWTHSVVHGKNFWTLNGNLNINEIVVLTVRFNTTVVGNFTNIVTVGSTETENKIANNTTTVYNNTVPDDEDEPDKNPDIFIEKIALNDVVILGSQVRFEIVVKNTGNVILNNVVVSEESFEGLVYDSFIDYTGLWIRNDNLTWTLKTPLYTGEIVAFYLIFNTTTTGEFINFASVSSNETGNKTANDTVEVIKPDFAVEKIAINKSVLVGDQVMFEIVVHNFGQVTLNDVVVREESFEGLLYDSFIDYTGLWTKNADLTWSLNTPLHVGEYAGFFVVFNTTSAGEFMNVIVVDSKEIPNKTANDTVEVLTPGLSIQKITINRTVYVGEQVLFEIIVQNTGKVVLNNVVVSEDSFDGLTYYSFIDYNKLWTKNNDLSWTLNTPLYAGEYLSFYVVFDTTKAGNFTNIVSVSSDKTGKVSAKNVTEVIEKEVPKNETLPEPPVTPEVVPEKNETAPSELPEQPKKEVNVLPATGNPLIMVLLTLIALGGAALRRRK